One stretch of Lagenorhynchus albirostris chromosome 13, mLagAlb1.1, whole genome shotgun sequence DNA includes these proteins:
- the OXER1 gene encoding LOW QUALITY PROTEIN: oxoeicosanoid receptor 1 (The sequence of the model RefSeq protein was modified relative to this genomic sequence to represent the inferred CDS: inserted 1 base in 1 codon; substituted 1 base at 1 genomic stop codon) — protein sequence MEFHNLSSPSPLPSLSPSSFPPSSSPAAFTTALGSPGXGPGSSLMVSAFPAPVLSVEFVLGLVGNSLAFFLCCFHARPWTSNTVFLVSLVVADFLLILNRPLRVDYYFLHETWRFGATACKVNLFMIATNRSASTVSLAAVSLDRYLKVVRPQHVLSRASVWAAARGAGXLWGGILLLNGHLFPTTDSSHSCLSYQLGTSPSASLPWHQALFVLEFFLPLALILFAIMNVMLTTWRGPDVQAGPRRAVRVLAAVVAIYAACILCSIIFGKASIVAFRLHACCTLDICSQLFHGSLAFTYLNSALDPMLYCFSNPNFLCQGRALLGLTQGWQASASNKSTYQPSAWRRVPSGKVVAAERL from the exons ATGGAATTTCATAACCTgagctctccctctccccttccttccctctctccctcctcattccctccctcctcctcgcCGGCTGCCTTCACCACTGCCTTGGGGTCACCTG GAGGCCCCGGCTCCTCCCTGATGGTGTCTGCCTTCCCAGCACCAGTCCTGAGCGTGGAATTTGTCCTGGGCCTGGTGGGGAACAGCCTGGCCTTCTTCCTCTGCTGCTTCCACGCGCGACCCTGGACATCCAACACTGTGTTCCTGGTCAGCCTGGTGGTGGCCGACTTTCTCCTGATCCTCAACCGGCCTCTTCGCGTGGACTACTACTTCCTCCACGAGACCTGGCGCTTCGGGGCCACCGCCTGCAAAGTCAACCTCTTCATGATCGCCACCAACCGCTCAGCGAGCACGGTCTCCCTCGCGGCCGTCTCACTCGACCGCTACCTGAAGGTGGTGCGGCCTCAGCACGTGCTGAGCAGGGCCTCCGTGTGGGCAGCCGCCCGGGGGGCCGGGTGACTCTGGGGGGGCATCCTGCTCCTCAACGGGCACCTGTTCCCGACCACCGATTCCAGCCACTCCTGCCTCAGTTACCAGCTGGGCACGAGCCCCTCGGCCTCACTCCCCTGGCACCAGGCCCTGTTCGTGCTGGAATTCTTCCTGCCGCTGGCGCTCATCCTCTTTGCCATCATGAACGTCATGCTCACCACCTGGCGAGGCCCGGACGTGCAGGCGGGCCCACGGAGGGCCGTGCGCGTGCTGGCCGCGGTCGTGGCCATCTACGCAGCCTGCATCTTGTGCAGTATCATCTTCGGCAAAGCTTCCATCGTGGCCTTCCGCCTGCACGCCTGCTGCACCCTGGACATCTGCTCGCAGCTCTTCCATGGCTCCCTGGCCTTCACCTACCTCAACAGTGCCCTGGACCCCATGCTCTACTGCTTTTCCAACCCCAACTTCCTCTGCCAGGGCCGGGCCCTGCTGGGCCTCACCCAGGGCTGGCAGGCCTCCGCCAGCAACAAGAGCACCTACCAGCCCTCTGCCTGGCGCCGTGTGCCCTCTGGGAAGGTGGTGGCCGCAGAGAGGCTGTAG